The following proteins are encoded in a genomic region of Gimesia algae:
- a CDS encoding DUF1501 domain-containing protein, translating to MLTLLGQDHGDGSFCDRLSRRNFLQIGSLGLTGLTLPRLLQAETGKTAKKRQKSVIMIYLVGGPPHQDMIDLKPEAPKEIAGPWRPISTNVPGIEICEAFPRLAQSMDKLVLVRSIVGSQSGHDAIQCFNGHDPRKLTPQGGWPQFGSTVAKLQGPHIESAPPFISLCYPCTHGPYNEPGPGFLGLSQSPFRPMGPTRHDMVLNGISLERLAARKQLLQSIDNFKREADASGMMTGLDTFTEQAMGVLTSSQLAEALDLSKENPQTVARYGTGDPTKFIDSNGAPRVPQSMLVARRLIEAGARVVTLNYSKWDWHGGKNNSIFKREAEDFPVFDQCVSALLEDLHQRGLDQDCTVAIWGEFGRTPKISSRVGRDHWPRVNSAILFGGGMKTGQVIGATDRLGGEAVDRPVTFPELFATLYHNLGIETQHTTVDDFSGRPQYLVEGDARPLPELI from the coding sequence ATGTTGACGCTCTTGGGACAGGATCACGGTGACGGATCTTTCTGTGATCGATTATCGCGACGCAACTTTCTACAAATCGGCAGCTTGGGGCTTACTGGCCTGACGCTGCCTCGTTTGTTACAGGCCGAAACAGGAAAAACCGCTAAGAAGCGACAGAAGTCGGTCATTATGATCTACCTGGTCGGTGGCCCACCCCACCAGGATATGATCGATCTCAAACCGGAAGCGCCGAAAGAAATTGCCGGTCCCTGGCGACCTATCTCCACGAATGTTCCCGGGATTGAAATCTGTGAAGCATTCCCGCGACTGGCACAATCCATGGATAAGCTGGTTCTTGTCCGTTCGATTGTCGGTTCACAAAGTGGCCACGATGCCATCCAATGCTTCAACGGGCATGACCCCCGCAAACTGACTCCGCAGGGTGGCTGGCCTCAATTTGGTTCCACAGTCGCAAAACTGCAGGGCCCGCATATCGAATCGGCGCCCCCGTTCATCAGCCTCTGCTACCCTTGCACTCACGGTCCTTATAATGAACCGGGACCTGGTTTCCTGGGACTGTCACAATCCCCCTTCCGTCCGATGGGTCCGACCCGTCATGACATGGTTCTGAATGGGATTTCACTGGAACGACTGGCTGCGCGCAAACAACTGCTGCAGAGCATCGATAATTTCAAACGCGAAGCAGATGCATCGGGAATGATGACGGGCCTCGACACATTCACCGAACAGGCCATGGGAGTGCTCACCTCATCTCAACTGGCAGAAGCCCTGGATCTCTCAAAGGAAAATCCCCAGACAGTCGCGCGTTACGGGACGGGTGATCCCACCAAATTCATCGACAGTAACGGCGCTCCCCGTGTCCCGCAGAGTATGCTTGTCGCTCGTCGATTGATTGAAGCTGGTGCCCGGGTGGTCACGCTCAATTACAGTAAATGGGACTGGCACGGCGGCAAAAACAATTCCATCTTCAAACGCGAAGCAGAAGACTTCCCTGTCTTTGACCAGTGTGTGAGTGCGCTGCTGGAAGACCTGCATCAGCGCGGACTGGATCAGGATTGTACAGTCGCCATCTGGGGGGAATTCGGTCGGACCCCCAAAATCAGCTCACGAGTCGGCCGCGATCACTGGCCGCGCGTCAATTCGGCCATTCTGTTTGGTGGCGGCATGAAAACCGGACAGGTCATTGGTGCAACAGACAGACTGGGAGGCGAAGCCGTCGACCGACCAGTCACATTCCCCGAACTGTTTGCCACTCTCTATCACAATCTCGGTATCGAAACACAGCATACGACTGTCGATGACTTCAGTGGACGCCCGCAATATCTGGTCGAAGGAGATGCCAGACCATTACCCGAGCTCATCTGA
- a CDS encoding HpcH/HpaI aldolase family protein: MFENKIKTLTAQGDVALGVGMPDASEILAKLSVDTGVDFLWIDLEHRPYGINEVKNLPLIARRKGCMPMIRVPGLDPMYFKKALDIGANTIMVPQINNAEEAKLAVQYAKYPPEGTRGVSPDWVMFLDYTFDDYLPYANQETTIVAQIESPEGIENIEAIAAVDGIDVVFAGPMDLSASLGIIGQIHHPELQKLLADFPKRVAKANKPAGITFGDLDRCRQAIDEGYRFVNIGSIASLGANGIKSVLPELRERARK, from the coding sequence ATGTTCGAAAATAAAATCAAAACACTGACTGCTCAAGGTGATGTCGCTTTGGGAGTGGGTATGCCTGACGCTTCAGAAATTCTGGCGAAACTTTCCGTCGACACAGGCGTCGATTTTTTGTGGATTGACCTTGAACATCGTCCCTACGGCATCAATGAAGTCAAGAATCTCCCACTGATTGCCCGTAGAAAAGGTTGCATGCCCATGATCCGCGTACCGGGTCTGGATCCGATGTACTTCAAAAAAGCACTGGATATTGGTGCCAACACCATCATGGTTCCGCAAATCAATAACGCGGAAGAAGCAAAGCTGGCTGTGCAATATGCCAAATACCCTCCTGAAGGCACACGTGGAGTTTCGCCTGACTGGGTCATGTTCCTGGATTACACTTTTGATGATTACCTGCCTTACGCCAATCAGGAAACCACCATCGTCGCTCAAATTGAGTCCCCGGAAGGCATCGAAAATATCGAAGCCATTGCTGCGGTAGACGGGATTGATGTGGTCTTTGCCGGTCCGATGGACCTGTCTGCGTCACTGGGGATCATCGGTCAGATTCATCATCCGGAACTGCAGAAACTATTGGCCGATTTTCCCAAACGGGTTGCCAAAGCAAATAAACCTGCAGGAATCACCTTTGGTGACCTGGACCGTTGTCGGCAGGCCATCGATGAAGGTTATCGATTCGTGAATATCGGCTCAATCGCTTCACTCGGCGCAAATGGAATTAAATCCGTCCTGCCTGAACTGCGAGAACGAGCCCGAAAATAA
- a CDS encoding Lpg1974 family pore-forming outer membrane protein, producing the protein MRTNGFVGLMIAGICCFSTQILYSQSDFPVEPSNESEGVFRISNTSDYDGPTVDAVSFAPSSPRTSDLSPIAMPEGGQYASTEYYGNADEYYGPFEEYPQGDWIDDPYLEDATYERLGLVAGAAAVFVKPGFDTDTAFLTEDQSGAGTVTTSNDFPYNYQSAPRINLGVIDNEGLSAQVRWFQFEDDSSNGAIAPSNFVFFNGLPTKTAIGGIRAGGQAGDTIQTFSNIKLYTIDVDLSQELNFERWQTTFGGGYRHASVSQQYNAVGTASGAPVSSNAGHRFDGNGIVVFGEARRPLGLFDRRSKGTSSLSFITSAKYAALWGNSKYSAEDLTPGPIAATAQTTSKKSLSITEIQIGMQADFVLQTGALIWVRGAWDGMWWRGAGSAASESGDLSLLGGSITLGMDW; encoded by the coding sequence ATGAGAACGAACGGATTCGTTGGCTTGATGATTGCGGGAATCTGCTGTTTTTCGACGCAGATACTTTATTCTCAGTCAGATTTCCCAGTCGAACCATCAAATGAATCTGAAGGGGTCTTCAGAATTTCAAATACGTCAGACTATGATGGTCCAACCGTCGACGCCGTCTCTTTCGCGCCGTCCTCCCCGAGAACTTCTGATTTATCCCCGATCGCCATGCCGGAAGGGGGGCAGTATGCATCAACCGAGTATTACGGTAACGCGGATGAATACTATGGTCCCTTCGAAGAATACCCTCAAGGTGACTGGATCGATGATCCTTATCTTGAGGACGCGACCTATGAACGCCTGGGTCTCGTCGCTGGTGCCGCCGCAGTCTTTGTAAAACCGGGATTCGATACTGACACCGCATTTCTGACGGAAGATCAGTCAGGTGCCGGCACAGTCACCACTTCAAATGACTTCCCATACAACTATCAGTCCGCACCGCGAATTAACCTGGGAGTCATTGATAACGAAGGACTCAGCGCTCAGGTTCGCTGGTTCCAGTTTGAAGATGATTCCTCCAACGGTGCCATCGCGCCGAGCAACTTCGTGTTTTTTAACGGATTACCCACAAAGACTGCCATTGGTGGTATTCGTGCAGGTGGCCAGGCAGGAGATACCATCCAGACTTTCAGTAATATCAAACTCTATACGATTGACGTTGATTTGAGTCAGGAATTGAATTTTGAACGCTGGCAGACCACATTCGGCGGTGGTTACCGTCACGCATCTGTGAGCCAGCAATACAATGCCGTCGGTACCGCCAGTGGTGCTCCCGTCTCTTCTAATGCCGGACACCGTTTCGACGGAAATGGTATTGTTGTCTTTGGTGAAGCACGCCGTCCATTAGGGTTGTTCGATCGACGCTCCAAAGGGACCTCCAGCCTCTCATTTATTACCAGTGCAAAATATGCTGCACTCTGGGGCAATTCCAAATACTCTGCAGAAGACCTGACACCTGGTCCCATTGCTGCAACAGCTCAAACCACGTCGAAGAAATCGCTAAGCATCACTGAAATTCAAATCGGTATGCAGGCTGATTTTGTCCTCCAGACCGGAGCCCTGATCTGGGTCCGAGGCGCCTGGGATGGAATGTGGTGGAGGGGCGCTGGATCCGCTGCCAGCGAATCGGGTGACCTGAGCCTGCTCGGTGGATCGATCACACTGGGGATGGACTGGTAA
- the guaA gene encoding glutamine-hydrolyzing GMP synthase, whose translation MTDPHVSEQDAVPQSVIDTRQEELILVLDFGSQTAQLITRRVREQNVFSQLARPDLSAERIRELNPKGIILSGGPASVYGKDSPQPDPEIFNLGIPILGICYGMQLVCASQGCEVKGGDSREFGRTPSTVLDHSNLFSGVPSNFIAWMSHGDQVQNLSEHFESLASTETCQFAAVKHHSKPFFGLQFHPEVTHTEFGGLLLSNFVQKVCGCEGTWKISNLIEQEIESIRERVGDKQVICGLSGGVDSSVVAALLYRAIGSQLSCIFVDNGLLRKGEADEVEHRFGEHFKTDLHVVDARDLFLSELAGVTDPQEKRKIIGRLFIEVFQKEAVSIENAKFLAQGTLYPDVIESGANPDGPAATIKSHHNVGGLPEKLGFELIEPLRELFKDEVRQMGHELGLPDELIYRHPFPGPGLAVRCLGEVTEERLKVLREADLIVIEELHKANLYRKTKQAFAVLLPIRSVGVMGDGRTYEDVAAIRAVETDDFMTANWSPLPHDVLERMSTRITNNVRGINRVVYDVSSKPPSTIEWE comes from the coding sequence ATGACTGATCCACATGTCTCTGAGCAGGATGCTGTTCCCCAGAGTGTTATTGATACCAGGCAGGAAGAGTTGATCCTTGTACTGGACTTTGGTTCCCAAACCGCCCAACTGATCACAAGACGCGTACGTGAACAGAACGTCTTCAGTCAGTTGGCCCGCCCCGATCTGTCCGCAGAACGCATCCGCGAGTTGAATCCGAAGGGGATTATCCTTTCGGGAGGTCCCGCCAGCGTTTACGGTAAAGACTCTCCTCAGCCGGACCCGGAAATCTTTAATCTGGGGATTCCGATTCTGGGGATCTGCTACGGCATGCAACTGGTTTGTGCTTCACAAGGTTGTGAAGTGAAAGGGGGAGATTCCCGGGAATTTGGACGCACACCGAGTACGGTTCTCGACCATTCCAATCTGTTTTCAGGAGTTCCCAGCAATTTTATTGCCTGGATGAGCCATGGAGATCAGGTTCAGAATTTGAGCGAACATTTTGAATCTCTGGCTTCTACGGAAACCTGTCAGTTTGCTGCAGTCAAACACCACAGTAAACCCTTTTTCGGTCTGCAGTTTCATCCCGAAGTAACGCATACCGAATTTGGAGGTCTGCTGCTCTCTAACTTCGTACAAAAAGTTTGCGGTTGCGAGGGGACCTGGAAAATTTCCAACCTGATTGAGCAGGAAATCGAATCGATTCGCGAACGGGTAGGTGACAAGCAGGTGATCTGTGGTTTATCGGGGGGAGTTGATTCCTCGGTCGTCGCCGCGCTCTTGTACCGTGCTATCGGATCTCAATTATCCTGTATCTTTGTTGATAACGGTTTGCTGCGGAAAGGGGAAGCAGATGAAGTGGAGCATCGTTTTGGGGAACATTTTAAAACCGACTTACATGTGGTTGATGCACGCGATCTGTTTTTATCCGAATTAGCAGGGGTCACTGATCCCCAGGAAAAACGGAAAATTATCGGCAGGTTATTTATCGAGGTCTTCCAGAAGGAAGCGGTCTCGATTGAAAATGCCAAATTTCTGGCGCAGGGGACACTCTATCCGGATGTGATTGAATCGGGGGCCAACCCCGATGGACCAGCGGCGACCATCAAATCTCACCATAATGTAGGCGGATTACCTGAAAAACTGGGATTTGAATTGATCGAACCCTTGCGTGAATTATTTAAAGATGAAGTTCGCCAGATGGGACATGAACTGGGGTTACCGGATGAGCTGATCTATCGTCATCCCTTCCCCGGGCCCGGCCTGGCAGTCCGTTGCCTGGGTGAAGTCACGGAAGAACGACTGAAAGTGCTTCGAGAAGCAGACCTGATTGTCATCGAAGAATTACATAAAGCGAACCTGTATCGTAAAACAAAACAGGCGTTTGCCGTCCTGCTGCCCATTCGATCTGTGGGAGTGATGGGAGATGGTCGTACTTATGAAGACGTCGCTGCCATTCGAGCCGTCGAAACGGATGACTTCATGACGGCGAACTGGTCTCCACTGCCTCACGATGTTCTGGAACGAATGTCGACCCGGATTACCAACAACGTCCGCGGTATCAATCGGGTTGTGTATGATGTGAGCTCCAAGCCCCCCAGTACGATTGAATGGGAATAA
- a CDS encoding PVC-type heme-binding CxxCH protein — translation MRSVSKRYLFCLATGCFAIILMASGGYFSQATAQKPLPDEGDLAKRLKRIPATSPEDSLKGFKLQRGFQLELVASEPDVMDPVDACFDENGQMFVAEMRGYPYLPDQVPDYFDRPVRKKAGVIRLLKDTTGDGKMDQSFVFADTITWPTSVCCYDGGVYVIAPPNIYYFKDTDGDHKADIRETVFTGLKTNNVQGLANNLKWSLDNHIYFAGGTNGGSILKDGKEVIPSGRRDLKLNPKTRELEPVSGGSQFGHSMDDWGNRFVCSNSNHIQHVVYPSHYLKRNEYLAVPGVLRTAARKGAAAPVFRTSPPEPYRVVRTARRAADPNFRKRLSPTELVATGFFTSATGVTIYRGSAYPQEYQGNAFIGDVGGNLIHRKTMDENGATYVATRADEQTEFITSNDNWFRPVNFVNAPDGTLWVLDMYRETIEHPFSIPEDIKRHLDLESGHDRGRVYRLVHPQGTQFPVQKLGKMTVEQLVQQLESPNVWNRETAQRLIWERQDQTAVPDLVRLFEDSQQPLARLHALWTLDGLNALSADLLLKALKDPQAGIREQAIRLSEKQAQDSPELSKAVLALTSDPEYRVQLQLAFSLGEFDNQAAIAGLTKLVDSPNYDGDMQVAVLTSSAQIAGPLAVNFLNAAEGTLSGSKRSLVIELLRISGAKKDTSDALTVLEFVSDDAVSLAEKQLVLGALGEGLGRRGASLATLLKDPKLDPVVKQRFDKTIADAVEMVTEEDKPVADRVAAIRLLGFFDFSVSGDVLAEVLNPRSSPKIQEAAVASLSRMDHPDVSAALLENWSAFSPAVRADVVDALLGSSVRIDSLLKAIQDKKVKLNELSRDKKDLLTNHPDKGIRKRAQKVVGGEVNSDRAKIVRSYEAALELKGDTVNGQKVYMKNCAACHKVGDKGHNVGPNLATTKNKSDNDLLIAILDPSREAQSNYNAYTVVTEQGKLYTGIIAAETATSYTIRRAEGKEDIILRNNIDTLLSNGVSLMPNGLEKEINPQQMADLLVFIKTLEAPPEK, via the coding sequence ATGCGTTCAGTTTCTAAGAGATATCTATTCTGTCTGGCCACTGGCTGTTTCGCCATTATTTTGATGGCCAGTGGTGGTTATTTTTCGCAGGCCACTGCCCAGAAGCCATTGCCTGATGAGGGTGATTTAGCCAAACGACTCAAGCGTATTCCCGCGACGTCGCCGGAAGACAGTTTGAAAGGATTCAAACTTCAACGCGGATTTCAGCTGGAACTGGTCGCCTCTGAGCCGGACGTGATGGATCCTGTGGATGCCTGTTTTGATGAAAACGGCCAGATGTTTGTGGCGGAAATGCGTGGCTATCCTTATCTGCCGGATCAGGTTCCCGATTACTTCGACCGTCCGGTGAGAAAAAAAGCGGGTGTGATCCGCCTGCTGAAAGACACCACCGGCGATGGTAAAATGGATCAGAGCTTTGTCTTTGCCGACACAATTACCTGGCCGACTTCCGTCTGCTGTTATGATGGTGGCGTCTACGTGATTGCCCCTCCTAATATCTATTATTTTAAAGATACAGACGGTGATCACAAAGCGGATATCCGCGAGACCGTCTTCACCGGTCTGAAAACAAATAATGTGCAGGGACTGGCTAATAATCTGAAATGGAGCCTGGATAACCATATTTATTTCGCGGGTGGTACCAATGGTGGTTCGATTCTCAAGGATGGCAAAGAAGTCATTCCTTCCGGTCGTCGTGATCTGAAACTGAACCCGAAAACCAGAGAGTTGGAGCCCGTTTCTGGTGGTTCACAATTTGGACATTCCATGGATGACTGGGGCAATCGATTTGTCTGCAGCAACAGCAACCATATTCAACATGTCGTTTATCCCAGTCATTATTTGAAGCGAAATGAATATCTGGCGGTTCCTGGAGTCTTACGAACCGCAGCGCGGAAAGGGGCAGCCGCTCCTGTGTTCCGGACAAGTCCACCGGAACCGTACCGTGTTGTACGTACAGCGCGACGGGCAGCCGATCCCAACTTTCGAAAACGACTTTCCCCGACGGAACTGGTTGCGACGGGTTTCTTTACTTCAGCAACCGGTGTGACGATTTATCGGGGCAGTGCCTATCCGCAAGAGTATCAGGGGAACGCGTTTATTGGTGATGTGGGAGGCAACCTGATCCATCGCAAGACCATGGACGAAAATGGCGCCACCTATGTGGCAACCCGCGCGGATGAGCAGACTGAATTTATCACCTCCAATGATAACTGGTTTCGTCCTGTCAATTTTGTGAATGCTCCCGATGGAACGCTCTGGGTGCTCGACATGTATCGCGAAACAATCGAACATCCCTTTTCGATTCCCGAGGATATTAAACGTCATCTGGACCTGGAAAGTGGGCATGATCGAGGACGTGTTTATCGTCTGGTTCACCCACAGGGAACTCAATTTCCAGTACAGAAACTGGGGAAGATGACAGTCGAACAGCTGGTGCAACAGCTCGAATCTCCCAATGTCTGGAACCGGGAAACGGCACAGAGGCTGATCTGGGAACGGCAGGATCAGACTGCCGTTCCAGATCTGGTCAGACTGTTTGAAGATTCTCAACAGCCGCTGGCACGTCTGCACGCTCTGTGGACCCTGGATGGATTAAATGCCTTGAGTGCAGATCTGTTATTGAAAGCGCTGAAAGATCCCCAGGCCGGAATTCGCGAACAGGCAATTCGTCTGTCTGAAAAACAGGCACAGGACAGTCCTGAACTTTCAAAAGCAGTACTGGCGTTGACTTCTGATCCCGAGTATCGCGTCCAGCTGCAACTGGCGTTCTCGCTCGGTGAATTTGACAATCAGGCTGCGATAGCCGGCTTAACAAAACTGGTTGATTCCCCCAATTATGATGGTGATATGCAGGTTGCCGTCCTGACATCTTCTGCCCAGATTGCAGGTCCACTGGCGGTGAATTTCTTAAACGCCGCGGAAGGAACGCTGTCAGGCAGTAAGCGATCTTTAGTGATTGAACTATTGCGGATTTCTGGAGCGAAAAAAGATACGTCAGATGCCTTAACCGTGCTGGAGTTTGTCTCAGATGATGCTGTTTCACTGGCGGAAAAACAACTGGTTCTGGGGGCATTAGGCGAAGGTCTGGGGCGTCGGGGTGCCTCACTGGCGACGCTGCTGAAAGACCCGAAACTGGACCCTGTTGTCAAGCAGCGATTTGATAAAACCATTGCCGATGCGGTTGAGATGGTCACTGAGGAAGACAAGCCGGTTGCCGACAGGGTCGCCGCCATCCGACTGCTGGGTTTCTTTGACTTCAGTGTCTCTGGTGACGTGCTGGCTGAGGTATTGAACCCTCGTTCGTCACCGAAAATTCAGGAGGCTGCTGTCGCCTCGTTATCGCGGATGGATCATCCGGATGTGAGTGCTGCGTTATTGGAAAACTGGTCCGCATTCAGTCCTGCTGTGCGAGCGGATGTTGTTGATGCACTACTGGGATCTTCCGTACGCATCGACAGTCTGTTGAAAGCGATTCAGGACAAAAAGGTCAAGCTGAATGAGTTGTCACGAGACAAAAAAGATCTGCTGACGAATCATCCGGATAAGGGGATTCGTAAACGAGCACAGAAGGTGGTCGGAGGCGAAGTTAACAGCGACCGTGCGAAGATTGTTCGCAGTTATGAAGCTGCTCTGGAGCTTAAGGGGGATACCGTCAATGGTCAGAAAGTGTATATGAAGAATTGTGCCGCCTGTCATAAGGTGGGTGACAAGGGACATAACGTCGGACCCAATCTGGCGACTACCAAAAACAAGTCTGATAATGACCTGTTGATTGCTATTCTGGATCCAAGTCGTGAGGCACAGTCGAATTACAACGCCTACACGGTCGTGACGGAGCAGGGAAAATTATACACGGGTATCATTGCTGCAGAAACTGCGACGAGCTATACCATTCGCAGAGCCGAAGGCAAAGAAGATATCATTTTGCGGAACAACATTGATACGCTGCTCTCCAATGGTGTTTCTCTGATGCCTAATGGTCTGGAAAAAGAGATTAATCCTCAGCAGATGGCTGATCTGCTGGTATTTATCAAGACCCTGGAGGCACCTCCGGAAAAGTAA